The DNA segment TGGTGCTGCTAAAATTGTGTCGAATCCTTGAGGGAATAAGGCAGAGTTTGTTTCCTGTGCGTTCCAGAAGGATGCATTCAGTCCGGAAACTTTCAGAGTTTTAGTCGTAGCTATTCCAGCTCCTGAAAGCTTTATGGTATCGCCTTCTGCAAGCGAGCTAACTTGAATGATCAGTGTGGTTGATCTGTCTGGAAAATCAGCGGTTCCGATGGCGAACTGTGTGAGATCAGGCAGACTGCTTCCGTCGGTAATTAGGGCGAAAGCTGCTTCTTCTGGAAGGTCAGTCAGGGGGCAGCCGCAATGAAACTGGAGCCAGCGGGAAAGATTTTCTTCCGGAGATTGAAGCCAGATTGTCGTGTCATTATCAAACAAGGTCAGGGCAATCGATGCCGTGGTCTTGTGGCATAGTTTAGGATTATTGGAAAAGGCTTCAATGGATTCCGGAATATACACATTCCCTGGACGGGACATGGCATTCAGGATGACTCGGTACCATTGTTGGCTGTTTTGTACCGGATTAATGAAACCGGAAAGAATTTGCTGACTGTTCATGTTAGTCCTCTCCACGAACCATGGTAAAGAAATCTACACGGGTGGATGCGACTTTTTTAGCTTTGGTCTGTCGCTGTTCCATAAGTTTTTCTTCCATAGGTTTAATGACTGCTTCTGTGAGGTGTGCGTTGCGGTCAGGATCTTGAAGCAGGCCGTCAAAGACAGCAGCCAGTTCTGCATGGCGTTTGTCTCGTCCTGCGATGAAGGCATGGCCTATTGTATTACTGATTGCCACAGCGCAACGGGTGAGTGTTATTTCGCCCATGTTGAATGGGCTTCCGCTACCGTTTGTGCGAGCCTGAATCATTGCCAGACCTGTTTCCGGTTGACGTAGGAAAGAGTATTTCGGTTTGTTGGATAATGTACTCCATGCAGCTTGAATATCTGCAAGCGAGGTACGTGCAAGCACGCTCATCCAATGTTGTCTGTTTTCAGTCTGTATCTGGTTCATAATCATTCCAAATAAAAGAAAGTTGTCTAGATAACTCTACGAGTTGTTGTAACAAAAACGCCACGTAATCTTCCCTCTCTGCATGTACTGTGCTGCTTTTACGCACAATTTCGGCAGAAAGGAGAATGCGTTGTGAAACAAAAGGAAAACAAGAACAGTCCACAGAAACTTGTACGCGCGCAAGGGGTGACTCTTTGGCATCAGATTCAATCTGTATTGGAAAAAGAGATCTATAAGGGCGCGTATTCTGCTGGCGAAAAACTGCCTACAGAGAAGCAACTTTCGGAACGGTTTAATGTGAATCGTCATACCGTGCGTCAGGCGTTGGCAGGTCTGGTTCGTAAAGAACTGATTGTGGTTGAACAGGGACGCGGAGCATTTGTCCGCAGGGACAAGCTGGATTACTTTCTTGCTCGCCGTGTCCGGTTTCGTGAGAATCTGTTGCGGCAACGCAAAGTTCCGAGTGAAGAGCTGTTGAAGCACGATGTTGTTTCTGCTGACGCTGTTTGTGCCAAGGCGTTGTGCCTTCGTCCCATGGCGCCGCTTGTGCGGCTGCGTTCTGTAGGCAGCGCGGATGCATATCCGCTGTGCTGTACCACACAATATTTTCCGCAGGAGCGATTTCCCGCCTTTGGTGATATCTATGTAGATACTTGTTCTGTCACTGCCGTTTTTACTGCCTTGGGCGTTACTGATTACGTCAGAAAGTCCACCCGCATTATGGCGAGAATGGCGAATGCAGAAGAGACTCGTCTTCTCAAGCTTGGTCGTCAAAGCCCAGTCATGGTTGTTGAATCCGTTAACGTGGATAGCGAAGAGACTCCGGTTGAATACAGTGTCTGCGTATGGGCAGCAGATCGTATTCAGTTTGTGGTTGATTCTGACTAGCATTTGTTGTTCCTTCAATCGGTTAGCTGTCACTGTTACACAAACTTTCTACGGATTTTGCCGCATAAGTAGTCGATGATGGTTACCATCAGGATTACCATGATCATCATGGTGCATACTTCGCGGTAGAGGTAGCCGTTTAGCTTATCGAAAATTAGGAAGCCGAGACCGCCTGCGCCAACAAAACCTAGGATTGTTGCACTACGCACGTTGGTTTCAAAACGTAGCAGGCTGTAGCTTGCAACCAGCGGCATGATCTGTGGCAGAACAGAGAATGCGATAGTTTGGATTGAGCTTGAGCCACTTGCTTCGACTGCCTCAACTTGCCCTGGTTCAATTGCTTCAATACCTTCACTGAATACTTTTCCGAGAATGCCGAATGAGTGGATGGCAAGCGCAAGTACGCCGGCGTAAGGACCAAGTCCGATAACTGCTACGAAGATCAGCGCCATGACGAATTCATTGAAGCCTCGACAGAAGTCCAGCAAGCGTCGCATGGAGAACTGGATAGTTCGGCGAAGTTTTTTACGAACTGGAGAGCTGCCAGGGATAATGATTTTAAGGGTGTTCCGTGCTGCAAACATAGAAGCCGGAATAGAGGCGATAAAAGCAATCAGTGTTCCCCAGATAGCAATAGCAAGTGTCTCTACAAGAGCTTTTGTGTACTCAAAGAGCGGTTCTGGACGCATTTCCGGCGGGAAGAAACCGCCACGCTTTTCATCCAGCACTCGTGTATATTCTTCATCAATAATGGCCTGCTTTGTGGCGGGATCAAGATTAGCCAGACGTTCCTGCGCCAGCTCGTTCCCTTTGCGGGTCATTTCTGTAAAATCCATATTGCCTTCAGCCTTCATGCGGTTACGCACTTCTGCTATAGCTTCCTGACGAACAATGATCGCTGGCAGGCGGCTAGCCTGTTCTAGTGCCGCGTTCTTGTCGCTTTGGGTTACTGCATGCCCGAAAAGGTACTCTGCTGCGTTCTGTCGTTTTTCATACAGTTTTATAGGGTCAATTCCACACCAGATGTAGGTGATGACCAGTACGGTGGCTATAAGTGCACTTGCAGTTGCGATAACTGCTTTTTGGCTCAAGTTTTTTTTGGGAGTAAGTTGATCAAGCGTTAAATCTGTCATTGTTATCCTCTGGTAGGCTTGATGGGTCAGATTGGTGACAAACCTGCATATGGGGCGCCTGTTAATTACTGTAACGCCTATCTAGCTGGAGCTTTTAGGGATCGCGTTCCATGGGTGTGCAGGTCTGCCACAATCTGAAAGTGTCAATTACTTAGCTGCGAGTTCTTTTTTGAGGCGTTTGAGATAGCGGATAATGTCGTAGGTAGAGTCGCTGGTGAACTGGTAGCCGCCGTTCTGCAATTTTTCGACACCTGCTTTGTTTGCGTTGAACATGAGCATTGCGCCTGTGAATGCAGCTTTGAGGCTTTCCGGCATGTCGCGGCGTGCTGCCATTGGGGCACCCGGGATAAGTTCGGAGCGCCAGAGGATGCGGAAGTCGTCCATGGAAACCTGACCTTTTTCAATCATGCGGTCGAGGTCGATGTTGTTGGTAGCAGCTACTTCAACACCTTTGTTTTTTACTGCGAGGATGGAAGCACCGTGGGAGCCGGAGAATTTGACCTGTTTGAAGTAGGCTTCAGGTTTTACGTTGAGGTCGCGGGCAAATAGTACGTTAGGTACAAGGTAGCCGGA comes from the Halodesulfovibrio marinisediminis DSM 17456 genome and includes:
- the phnH gene encoding phosphonate C-P lyase system protein PhnH, with amino-acid sequence MNSQQILSGFINPVQNSQQWYRVILNAMSRPGNVYIPESIEAFSNNPKLCHKTTASIALTLFDNDTTIWLQSPEENLSRWLQFHCGCPLTDLPEEAAFALITDGSSLPDLTQFAIGTADFPDRSTTLIIQVSSLAEGDTIKLSGAGIATTKTLKVSGLNASFWNAQETNSALFPQGFDTILAAPDGVICIPRTITIRRQEPCM
- the phnG gene encoding phosphonate C-P lyase system protein PhnG, giving the protein MNQIQTENRQHWMSVLARTSLADIQAAWSTLSNKPKYSFLRQPETGLAMIQARTNGSGSPFNMGEITLTRCAVAISNTIGHAFIAGRDKRHAELAAVFDGLLQDPDRNAHLTEAVIKPMEEKLMEQRQTKAKKVASTRVDFFTMVRGED
- the phnF gene encoding phosphonate metabolism transcriptional regulator PhnF, with translation MKQKENKNSPQKLVRAQGVTLWHQIQSVLEKEIYKGAYSAGEKLPTEKQLSERFNVNRHTVRQALAGLVRKELIVVEQGRGAFVRRDKLDYFLARRVRFRENLLRQRKVPSEELLKHDVVSADAVCAKALCLRPMAPLVRLRSVGSADAYPLCCTTQYFPQERFPAFGDIYVDTCSVTAVFTALGVTDYVRKSTRIMARMANAEETRLLKLGRQSPVMVVESVNVDSEETPVEYSVCVWAADRIQFVVDSD
- the phnE gene encoding phosphonate ABC transporter, permease protein PhnE, with the translated sequence MTDLTLDQLTPKKNLSQKAVIATASALIATVLVITYIWCGIDPIKLYEKRQNAAEYLFGHAVTQSDKNAALEQASRLPAIIVRQEAIAEVRNRMKAEGNMDFTEMTRKGNELAQERLANLDPATKQAIIDEEYTRVLDEKRGGFFPPEMRPEPLFEYTKALVETLAIAIWGTLIAFIASIPASMFAARNTLKIIIPGSSPVRKKLRRTIQFSMRRLLDFCRGFNEFVMALIFVAVIGLGPYAGVLALAIHSFGILGKVFSEGIEAIEPGQVEAVEASGSSSIQTIAFSVLPQIMPLVASYSLLRFETNVRSATILGFVGAGGLGFLIFDKLNGYLYREVCTMMIMVILMVTIIDYLCGKIRRKFV